The Sylvia atricapilla isolate bSylAtr1 chromosome 3, bSylAtr1.pri, whole genome shotgun sequence genome has a window encoding:
- the PSMB1 gene encoding proteasome subunit beta type-1: protein MLSTAAYGYGPSRPETGYGLEAPVRQHRFSPYTFNGGTVLAIAGEDFSIVASDTRLSEGYSIHSRDSPKCYKLTEQTVIGCTGFHGDCLTLTKIIEARLKMYKHSNNKTMTTGAIAAMLSTILYSRRFFPYYVYNIIGGLDEEGKGAVYSFDPVGSYERDSFKAGGSASAMLQPLLDNQIGFKNMQNVEHVPLTLEKALQLVKDVFISAAERDVYTGDALKICIVTKDGIKEQTIQLRKD from the exons ATGCTGTCCACCGCGGCGTACGGATACGGGCCCTCCCGGCCCGAGACGGGCTACGGGCTGGAGGCGCCCGTGCGGCAGCACCGCTTCTCGCCGTACACCTTCAACGGAGG GACTGTGCTGGCAATTGCTGGAGAAGACTTCAGTATTGTTGCCTCTGACACACGTCTGAGTGAAGGATACTCAATTCACTCCCGGGACAGTCCAAAATGCTACAAGCT aaCAGAACAAACAGTCATTGGATGCACTGGTTTCCATGGGGACTGCCTTACCCTTACTAAAATTATTGAAGCCAGATTAAAG ATGTACAAGCATTCCAACAACAAGACCATGACCACAGGGGCTATTGCAGCAATGCTGTCTACGATCCTGTATTCTCGACGTTTCTTTCCCTACTACGTTTACAATATAATTGGTGGACTTGATGAAGAAG ggaagggagcagTTTATAGCTTTGATCCAGTGGGCTCCTATGAGAGAGATTCTTTCAAAGCAGGTGGATCAGCAAGTGCCATGTTGCAGCCTTTGCTGGATAACCAG aTTGGCTTCAAGAACATGCAAAATGTGGAACATGTACCTCTGACCCTGGAAAAGGCTTTGCAGCTGGTGAAGGATGtcttcatttctgctgctgagagagATGTGTACACAGGGGATGCACTAAAGATTTGCATTGTCACAAAAGATGGAATTAAAGAGCAAACTATCCAGTTACGGAAAGACTAA